A single window of Salvia splendens isolate huo1 chromosome 8, SspV2, whole genome shotgun sequence DNA harbors:
- the LOC121745307 gene encoding thioredoxin-like fold domain-containing protein MRL7L, chloroplastic — translation MALPAIEPIHHHTWRLQVPYLPAHERCLIRFPSYSGTSLTQKSSRCCIMGSSNKRHVKKFTRPLPMFRNTKQDISNRGSRVNVSKVEELLRMGEGDGDDDEEESGVKDEDKDSFVMDEDERKEWRQKIREVMSRIPDDADEETDMLEKRKRMQKLLAEYPLVVEEEDPDWPEDADGWGFSLGQFFNKISIKNVKKEDDENYDSENEIVWKDDDYIRPIKDITTADWGEAIYKDISPLVVLVHNRYKRPKENEKIREEIDKAVQIIWNCRLPSPRCVAIDANTDFDLVSALKVSVFPEIIFTKAGKILYREKAIRTADELSKIMAFFYFGAAKPPCLSGIKSTEEAIPTVEIRSQHL, via the exons ATGGCTCTACCTGCAATAGAGCCAATTCACCACCACACATGGCGTCTGCAAGTTCCGTATTTGCCTGCTCATGAGAGATGTTTGATTAGGTTTCCTTCTTATTCTGGGACTTCTCTCACACAGAAAAGCAGTCGTTGCTGCATTATGGGTTCCTCTAATAAGAGGCATGTAAAGAAATTCACTAGGCCACTGCCGAtg TTCAGAAATACGAAGCAGGATATTAGCAACCGAGGCAGTCGAGTAAATGTTTCCAAAGTGGAGGAACTGCTACGGATGGGTGAGGGGGATGGAGACGACGACGAAGAAGAATCGGGGGTGAAGGATGAAGATAAGGATTCATTTGTAATGGATGAAGATGAGAGAAAGGAGTGGCGGCAGAAGATAAGAGAAGTCATGAGTAGGATTCCTGATGATGCAGATGAGGAGACTGATATGctagagaaaaggaaaaggatgCAGAAGCTTCTAGCAGAATACCCTCTtgtcgttgaggaggaggatccAGATTGGCCCGAGGATGCTGATGGCTGGGGTTTCAGCTTGGGTCAATTCTTCAACAAGATCAgcataaaaaatgtcaaaaagGAAGACGATGAGAATTATGACAGTGAAAATGAAATAGTGTGGAAGGATGATGATTATATTCGTCCGATCAAAGATATAACAACTGCAGATTGGGGAGAGGCTATCTATAAGGACATCAGCCCTTTAGTTGTTCTTGTTCACAACCGTTACAAAAG ACCAAAGGAGAACGAAAAGATCCGGGAGGAAATAGATAAAGCTGTGCAGATCATATGGAATTGCAGGCTGCCATCACCAAGA TGTGTTGCAATAGATGCTAACACCGATTTTGATTTGGTATCTGCTCTGAAAGTATCTGTTTTCCCAGAGATCATTTTCACTAAAGCCGGAAAAATTTTATACCGCGAGAAAG CAATTCGAACAGCTGATGAGTTGTCAAAGATAATGGCTTTCTTTTACTTCGGAGCAGCCAAGCCCCCATGCTTAAGCGGGATTAAGAGCACGGAAGAAGCGATTCCTACAGTTGAAATCAGAAGTCAACATctgtag